The following coding sequences are from one Triticum aestivum cultivar Chinese Spring chromosome 5A, IWGSC CS RefSeq v2.1, whole genome shotgun sequence window:
- the LOC123107110 gene encoding uncharacterized protein: MSSSASASRRSWPRYGAVPMTRCPACQRIAPLKRLVTTTDKNGNLGREFVKCESKPEQGKKLKQCTHFEWLDEYIERIQLEGASGELDLPLEAEKLGKFGSGASGSGAPGSGNSIGGARPSIGATVGDAGVTAELKKLNKQMKKLIELQKQGNLMGLMAAFFYVCVIGLAFVYVMIISRK; this comes from the exons ATGTCGAGCTCCGCTTCAGCCTCCCGCCGCTCATGGCCGCGCTATGGCGCAGTGCCCATGACAAGATGCCCTGCATGCCAACGTATCGCACCCCTGAAGCGGCTAGTCACAACGACCGACAAGAATGGCAACCTTGGGCGGGaattcgtgaaatgcgagagcaaaccagagcagggaaag AAATTGAAGCAATGCACCCATTTTGAGTGGCTAGATGAGTACATAGAGCGGATTCAACTGGAGGGTGCATCAGGGGAGCTCGATTTACCGTTGGAGGCGGAGAAGTTGGGCAAGTTTGGATCGGGCGCATCTGGATCCGGGGCCCCTGGATCTGGCAATTCCATCGGGGGCGCCCGCCCTTCCATTGGTGCTACTGTGGGGGATGCAGGAGTGACGGCAGAGCTGAAGAAGCTGAACAAGCAGATGAAGAAACTCATCGAATTGCAGAAGCAGGGCAATTTGATGGGGCTGATGGCCGCATTTTTTtatgtttgtgtaattggtctcgcatttgtttatgtgatgataattagtcgtaagtga